The following coding sequences are from one Aethina tumida isolate Nest 87 chromosome 2, icAetTumi1.1, whole genome shotgun sequence window:
- the LOC109603808 gene encoding LIM/homeobox protein Lhx9 isoform X1, producing MLKDRESVERGSPCSSLHSGSTGHDVTSCAGCGGRIHDRFYLLAVDRQWHAACLKCCECKLPLDTELTCFARDGNIYCKEDYYRMFAVTRCGRCHAGISANELVMRARESVYHLHCFSCTSCGIPLSKGDHFGMREGSIYCRYCICSRPHYELLDMCDSNDPMDMMYRGGESPGYYPNTPPQQHKGRPRKRKIQPEENSPCGEMPVSMRMAAATLEMLQGELSSSMESLSYDSSVTSPASSNGHQSQRTKRMRTSFKHHQLRTMKTYFAINQNPDAKDLKQLAQKTGLSKRVLQVWFQNARAKWRRNIMRQEGSQNNNNQPQGPNVSPSSGSTIMDTNSMSHQSLDDLHHHLHSQNSQTLNFSDIY from the exons ATGCTGAAGGACCGGGAAAGCGTTGAAAGGGGCTCTCCGTGCAGCAGTTTGCACA GTGGTTCCACCGGGCACGATGTGACATCTTGTGCAGGATGCGGAGGCAGGATCCACGATAGGTTTTATTTGTTGGCCGTGGATAGACAATGGCATGCGGCGTGCTTAAAATGCTGCGAATGCAAGCTACCATTGGACACGGAGCTCACCTGTTTCGCCAGGGACGGGAACATCTACTGCAAAGAAGATTATTACAG AATGTTCGCCGTAACCAGATGTGGCAGGTGTCATGCAGGCATATCGGCAAACGAATTAGTAATGAGAGCACGGGAGTCCGTCTACCACCTGCATTGTTTCTCCTGCACGTCCTGCGGAATACCGTTGTCCAAGGGCGACCATTTCGGCATGAGGGAGGGCTCCATTTATTGCAG atattgCATTTGCTCCAGACCGCACTACGAGCTACTCGATATGTGCGATTCGAACGATCCGATGGATATGATGTACAGGGGTGGCGAATCGCCCGGCTACTATCCGAACACGCCGCCGCAACAGCACAAGGGCAGGCCCAGGAAGCGGAAGATTCAGCCCGAGGAAAACTCGCCCTGCGGGGAAATGCCCGTTTCGATGCGGATGGCTGCCGCAACCTTGG AAATGCTGCAAGGTGAGCTTTCCTCATCGATGGAATCCTTGTCCTACGACTCGTCAGTTACATCACCCGCATCCAGCAACGGCCATCAAAGTCAAAGAACAAAGAGGATGCGAACATCCTTTAAACACCATCAGTTGAGAACCATGAAGACATACTTCGCAATAAACCAAAATCCCGACGCCAAGGACCTCAAGCAACTGGCGCAGAAGACCGGTTTATCCAAAAGAGTGCTCCAA GTGTGGTTCCAAAATGCCCGCGCCAAATGGAGAAGGAACATAATGAGACAAGAGGGCTcccaaaacaacaacaatcaGCCGCAGGGACCAAACGTGTCGCCTTCGAGTGGCTCCACCATAATGGACACCAACAGTATGTCCCACCAATCGCTGGATGACTTACACCATCATCTACATTCCCAAAATTCACAAACATTGAACTTCagtgatatttattaa
- the LOC109603808 gene encoding LIM/homeobox protein Lhx9 isoform X2 produces the protein MLKDRESVERGSPCSSLHSGSTGHDVTSCAGCGGRIHDRFYLLAVDRQWHAACLKCCECKLPLDTELTCFARDGNIYCKEDYYRMFAVTRCGRCHAGISANELVMRARESVYHLHCFSCTSCGIPLSKGDHFGMREGSIYCRPHYELLDMCDSNDPMDMMYRGGESPGYYPNTPPQQHKGRPRKRKIQPEENSPCGEMPVSMRMAAATLEMLQGELSSSMESLSYDSSVTSPASSNGHQSQRTKRMRTSFKHHQLRTMKTYFAINQNPDAKDLKQLAQKTGLSKRVLQVWFQNARAKWRRNIMRQEGSQNNNNQPQGPNVSPSSGSTIMDTNSMSHQSLDDLHHHLHSQNSQTLNFSDIY, from the exons ATGCTGAAGGACCGGGAAAGCGTTGAAAGGGGCTCTCCGTGCAGCAGTTTGCACA GTGGTTCCACCGGGCACGATGTGACATCTTGTGCAGGATGCGGAGGCAGGATCCACGATAGGTTTTATTTGTTGGCCGTGGATAGACAATGGCATGCGGCGTGCTTAAAATGCTGCGAATGCAAGCTACCATTGGACACGGAGCTCACCTGTTTCGCCAGGGACGGGAACATCTACTGCAAAGAAGATTATTACAG AATGTTCGCCGTAACCAGATGTGGCAGGTGTCATGCAGGCATATCGGCAAACGAATTAGTAATGAGAGCACGGGAGTCCGTCTACCACCTGCATTGTTTCTCCTGCACGTCCTGCGGAATACCGTTGTCCAAGGGCGACCATTTCGGCATGAGGGAGGGCTCCATTTATTGCAG ACCGCACTACGAGCTACTCGATATGTGCGATTCGAACGATCCGATGGATATGATGTACAGGGGTGGCGAATCGCCCGGCTACTATCCGAACACGCCGCCGCAACAGCACAAGGGCAGGCCCAGGAAGCGGAAGATTCAGCCCGAGGAAAACTCGCCCTGCGGGGAAATGCCCGTTTCGATGCGGATGGCTGCCGCAACCTTGG AAATGCTGCAAGGTGAGCTTTCCTCATCGATGGAATCCTTGTCCTACGACTCGTCAGTTACATCACCCGCATCCAGCAACGGCCATCAAAGTCAAAGAACAAAGAGGATGCGAACATCCTTTAAACACCATCAGTTGAGAACCATGAAGACATACTTCGCAATAAACCAAAATCCCGACGCCAAGGACCTCAAGCAACTGGCGCAGAAGACCGGTTTATCCAAAAGAGTGCTCCAA GTGTGGTTCCAAAATGCCCGCGCCAAATGGAGAAGGAACATAATGAGACAAGAGGGCTcccaaaacaacaacaatcaGCCGCAGGGACCAAACGTGTCGCCTTCGAGTGGCTCCACCATAATGGACACCAACAGTATGTCCCACCAATCGCTGGATGACTTACACCATCATCTACATTCCCAAAATTCACAAACATTGAACTTCagtgatatttattaa
- the LOC109603807 gene encoding LOW QUALITY PROTEIN: otoferlin-like (The sequence of the model RefSeq protein was modified relative to this genomic sequence to represent the inferred CDS: substituted 1 base at 1 genomic stop codon), with the protein MATGLENEKAQTYLINVVILEGRHYIWSNATTAVVVKIKNKKKSTAVRYGTDNPYYNEYFVFEFNTTLEALLEYRLSITVIQPKTIFKKRKILGSVEFDLFYIWLQPDHQFYHKWATLACPKTEETRIFRGYLKVDLHITSKGHAPRFPVNVQNDEIEGNLLIQEEGIIESHPAIFIFDVFKCINLSKYSNIAYEKLRKDSKDVNPSGYVEVIFAGKSMKTNVFYNQRNPVINQRLVIKDMIPTVCQRFKIRLYYINSQSKDDYLSYNMNLKLISNFKEDGFLPTFGPTFIHLYTKQNSVYGGSVLIGMSTEIKHFSLKGNYLVPREIPKSVLDKRRVSHIENLLNEGKYSEINGLMDASIDDLHYSAKKYLDIVSRYNVDVDGTNLEKERMKMCTREMKKVVKTISETRSDANRKSDFKKLLKTIKILDRIKEEAQNIWPDVILWMVYNNKKIAGVQLSSKDIIYSAIEEECGTLNSVEHTLFLTRNRRNTPNNFACKIVAKFWLGLEQQRLYSLSAIPDGFSYEEDTVQPKYISSNESYTFQCRVHIFQGKIIPGFDVSGLVDTFVVVYVKDKWNKTRVKYSTLNPVWDETLIYRNITLYGSKEYIRSHPPDIMLEVFDQDKCKNDVIGRGIFKPVVKMKEDPYGPPLFPPKLTWHEIYFKDELCGEILSAFELLEVNHFRTTPFKYXLTSTLQSSSDEIEETDSEPLLSKYVVDIPSNIKPTFKTYRIEVYFWGVRKLKQINTVHIKKPRIDILIQDQILSSDTITNANKNPNFSNCIKYSDINLPDKEEYCGPIRIKMYDSRYFGIYVFCGTYIAKIQPFIISLMTKSERENALTQIEIKSLDIKYQSRTNLSIDYEKSIENASVIAIKSQEDAKAPATPKMSFKYMLQILEEIIIFLKHCGIINENELETKTASEPPPVVNYENTEDYDWWTKFYASIRERPKVPDKALPIAQKYKLKVYQSELESQPEFQGFTDMLPSFEIFKGKRTGDEILDEDNVMGVFKGQIKVYQWPPEDESVEYVTSNGMAINDGGVFQTFPNNNILRYVLRVYCVQALNLRPLDILGRSDPYIVVKLGNQVINDKENYIKNQVLPVFGKCFEFNGAFPQDNSLIIEIWDYDQLTEDDLIGETVIDLENRFYTQYRANCGIPDTYQTSGYCQWRDYQRPKKILQNICFQNGLELPEYAESSVRIGPKVFEIDPNEVRIDPAENKQVLALNALRRWNEMSLVGFNLVPEHVETRSLYHPKIPGIEQGKLQMWVDILPFIDDRPLPNPVDITPRKPVAFELRVIIWNTQEVLLDEDDYFLGEKKSDIYVKGWLTSTDDAQSTDVHYRSLTGEGNFNWRFIFPFEYLSSENLIVIKKKHHKFSLSESELKVPCILNLQVWDNDTISADDFIGTMHLELAYMHKGAPSPEKCDLSVFDSNARKINLFKVKRTKGWWPFYNKDPGTNSTILAGKLEAELEILLSSDAIKLPAGLGRDEPQALKAPNRPDVSFSWFKNPLKALKFYFCSYGIRYLLIGLAFILIGAFFAAAIYALPGYTVKKILGA; encoded by the exons atgGCTACTGGccttgaaaatgaaaaagcccaaacttatttaataaacgtgGTCATTCTGGAGGGTAGGCATTATATCTGGAGTAATGCCACAACAGCCGTTgtagtcaaaataaaaaacaaaaagaaaagcaCAGCAGTAAGATATGGTACCGATAATCCATATTACAATGAG TATTTCGTCTTTGAATTCAATACAACCCTGGAAGCATTGCTAGAATATCGTCTATCAATAACG GTTATACAACCGAAAACgatttttaagaaaagaaaaatattgggCTCAGTAGAATTTGACTTGTTCTATATATGGCTTCAACCAG ACCATCAGTTCTATCATAAGTGGGCCACCCTAGCTTGTCCAAAAACAGAAGAAACTAGGATATTTAGGGGttatttaaaagttgattTGCACATAACCAGCAAAGGGCATGCACCGAGGTTTCCAGTCAACGTACAAAACGATGAAATTGAGgg aaacttgTTGATTCAAGAAGAAGGTATTATTGAAAGTCACCcagcaatatttatattcgatgtttttaaatgtatcaatttgtctaaatattctaacatTGCATATGAAAAATTGCGTAAAGACAGTAAAGATGTTAACCCCTCCGGTTATGTCGAAGTTATATTTGCCGGAAAATCT ATGAAaactaatgtattttataatcaaagaAATCCTGTAATAAATCAACGGTTGGTTATCAAAGATATGATACCAACTGTTTGCCAAAGATTCaaaattagattatattaCATCAACAGCCAATCGAAAGATGATTATTTATCTTACAACATGAACTTAAAATTGATATCTAATTTCAAAGAAGATGGATTTCTTCCTACCTTCGGACCTACGTTTATTCATCtttatacaaaacaaaacTCCGTATATGGAGGCTCAGTACTTATTGGAATGTCTACagaaataaaacacttttctTTGAAAGGGAATTATTTGGTACCTAGAGAAATACCAAAATCCGTACTagat aaaagaCGAGTGTCACATATAGAAAACTTACTAAATGAAGGAAAATATTCTGAAATCAATGGCTTAATGGATGCGTCTATTGATGATTTACATTACAGTGCCAAAAAGTATTTAGATATTGTTTCAAGATACAATGTGGATGTGGATGgaacaaatttagaaaaagaaCGAATGAAAATGTGTACACGAGAGATG aaaaaagtggTAAAAACAATATCTGAAACCCGCAGTGATGCTAACAGGAAGtcggattttaaaaaattattgaagacaattaaaattctgGATCGAATAAAAGAAGAA GCACAAAACATTTGGCCCGACGTTATCCTTTGGATGGTTtataacaataagaaaatagCTGGCGTCCAACTATCATCAAaggatataatttattcagctATTGAAGAAGAGTGTGGTACCTTAAATAGTGTGGAACATACTTTGTTTTTAACt AGAAATAGAAGGAATACCCCCAACAATTTTGCCTGTAAAATAGTCGCCAAATTTTGGTTAGGATTAGAGCAACAAAGATTGTACTCACTCTCAGCAATTCCTGATGGTTTCTCCTATGAGGAAGATACAGTCCAACCGAAATATATTAGCTCCAACGAAAGCTAT ACGTTTCAGTGTAGAGTACacatttttcaaggaaaaataATCCCCGGATTTGATGTAAGTGGGTTAGTTGACACATTTGTTGTTGTATACGTTAAAGATAAATGGAACAAGACACGT GTAAAATATAGTACACTGAATCCTGTTTGGGATGAgactttaatttatagaaatataactTTGTATGGATCCAAAGAATATATAAGAAGTCATCCCCCAGATATTATGTTGGAAGTCTTCGACCAAGATAAATGC aaaaatgatgTTATCGGACGGGGTATTTTTAAACCAGTTGTGAAAATGAAGGAAGATCCATATGGTCCTCCATTGTTTCCTCCTAAATTAACCTGGCAcgagatatattttaaagatgaaTTGTGCGGTGAAATTCTATCCGCCTTTGAACTATTAGAAGTAAATCACTTTAGAACTAcaccatttaaatattaattaacttcaaCATTACAGTCATCTTCTGATGAAATTGAAGAAACGGATTCGGAACCATTATTATCCAAGTATGTCGTAGATATTCCGTCAAACATAAAGCCTACTTTTAAAACCTACCGAATAGAGGTTTATTTTTGGGGTGTgagaaaattgaaacaaatcaATACTGTTCACATTAAAAAACCTAGAATTGACATATTAATTCAAGACCAAATTCTGTCTTCAGATACAATAACCAATGCTAATAAAAAtcctaatttttcaaattgcaTTAAATATAGCGACATT aatttgccAGATAAGGAAGAATACTGTGGACCAATTcgaattaaaatgtatgataGCAGATACTTTGGTATATACGTTTTTTGTGGAACTTACATAGCAAAAATTCAACCGTTTATAATTAGCTTAATGACCAAATCAGAAAGAGAAAATGCTTTGacacaaattgaaataaagtcGTTAGATATAAAATACCAGAGTAGGACAAATCTCTca ATTGATTATGAAAAGTCTATAGAAAATGCTAGTGTTATAGCTATCAAGAGTCAAGAGGATGCAAAAGCTCCAGCAACTCCAAAGATGTCCTTTAAATACATGTTACAGATATTGgaggaaattataatttttctaaagcaTTGtggaattataaatgaaaatgaattagAAACCAAGACTGCCTCTGAACCCCCACCAGTGGTGAATTATGAAAATACTGAAGATTATGACTGGTGGACTAAGTTCTACGCATCAATTAGG GAAAGGCCAAAAGTACCCGATAAAGCGTTGCCAattgcacaaaaatataaattaaaa GTTTATCAAAGCGAATTAGAAAGCCAGCCAGAGTTCCAAGGTTTTACTGACATGCTCCcgtcttttgaaatatttaaaggaaAGCGAACGGGAGACGAAATACTAGACGAGGATAATGTTATGGGTGTGTTCAAAGGACAAATAAAGGTGTATCAGTGGCCACCTGAAGACGAGAGTGTTGAATATGTGACGTCAAACGGCATGGCAATTAACGATGGTGGAGTATTCCAAACCTTCCCGAATAATAACATTCTCAGATACGTTTTAAGAGTTTATTGCGTGCAAGCACTAAACTTGAGACCTCTCGACATTTTGGGTAGGTCAGATCCATATATTGTGGTGAAGTTGGGTAATCAAGTAATAAACGACAAAgagaattatattaaaaatcaagttttaCCAGTCTTtggaaa gtgttttgaatttaatggaGCTTTTCCCCAAGACAATTCTCTCATTATTGAAATATGGGATTACGACCAACTCACTGAAGATGACCTGATTGGAGAGACGGTAATCGATTTAGAAAACAGATTTTACACACAATACAGAGCGAACTGTGGAATTCCTGATACCTATCAGAC ATCTGGATATTGCCAATGGAGAGATTACCAAAGACCAaagaaaatactacaaaacaTATGCTTTCAAAACGGATTAGAACTACCTGAGTACGCAGAGTCATCTGTTAGAATCGGCCCCAAGGTGTTCGAAATAGATCCAAATGAAG TTCGAATCGATCCGGCGGAAAACAAACAAGTTCTGGCTTTGAACGCGCTGCGGCGCTGGAACGAAATGTCGCTTGTAGGTTTCAATTTAGTTCCCGAACACGTTGAGACGAGATCCCTGTATCACCCCAAAATACCGGGTATAGAGCAG gGAAAACTTCAAATGTGGGTGGATATTCTACCATTCATAGACGACCGCCCCCTTCCCAACCCAGTTGACATAACTCCAAGAAAGCCCGTAGCATTTGAACTGAGGGTAATAATATGGAATACACAAGAAGTTTTGTTGGATGAAGATGACTACTTCTTAGGGGAGAAAAAGTCCGACATCTACGTTAAGGG ttggtTAACAAGTACGGACGATGCCCAATCAACTGATGTGCATTATCGATCGCTGACTGGAGAGGGAAATTTCAACTGGAGGTTCATTTTCCCATTTGAGTATTTGTcatctgaaaatttaattgtaatcaaGAAAAAACATCATAAATTTTCGCTGTCTGAGAGCGAATTAAAAGTACCTTGCATATTGAACCTGCAAGTGTGGGATAATGATACCATTTCTGCTGATGATTTTATAG gAACTATGCATCTAGAATTGGCGTACATGCATAAAGGCGCCCCATCCCctgaaaaatgtgatttatctGTTTTTGACTCGAACgcaagaaaaataaatcttttcaaAGTAAAGAGAACTAAAGGATGGTGGCCTTTTTATAACAAGGATCCGGGAACTAATTCAACAATACTTGCG ggGAAGTTGGAAGCcgaattagaaatattattatcgaGTGATGCAATAAAATTGCCGGCTGGATTAGGTAGAGATGAACCTCAAGCTCTTAAGGCTCCAAA